The following are encoded together in the Tamandua tetradactyla isolate mTamTet1 chromosome 14, mTamTet1.pri, whole genome shotgun sequence genome:
- the LOC143654970 gene encoding olfactory receptor 11H12-like, translating into MNVSKAAASMAFVREFILTGFSCEWQIQAFLFSLFTATYALTITGNGAIVCALWCDQRLHTAMYMLLGNFSFLEIWYVSSTVPKMLVNFLSETKTISFTGCFLQFYFFFSLGTSECFLLTVMAFDRYFAICHPLHYPNIMTGQFCAKLVITCWFCGFLWFLIPIVLISQLPFCGPNIVDHVVCDPGPLFALACASAPTTQLLCYTLSSLVIFGNFLFILGSYTLVLLAVLCVPSATGRRKAFSNYGFHLAVVSLFYGSLMVMYVSPGLGHSVGMQKITTLFYAMVTPLFNPLIYSLKNKEITAALRKVLGILSII; encoded by the coding sequence ATGAATGTCTCCAAAGCAGCTGCCAGCATGGCTTTTGTAAGAGAATTTATACTCACAGGTTTCTCTTGTGAGTGGCAAATTCAGGCCTTCCTCTTCTCACTCTTCACTGCAACCTATGCTCTGACCATAACAGGGAATGGGGCCATTGTCTGTGCACTGTGGTGTGACCAGCGACTTCACACCGCTATGTACATGCTCCTGGGGAATTTCTCTTTTCTAGAGATCTGGTATGTTTCTTCAACAGTGCCCAAGATGTTGGTCAACTTCCTCTCAGAGACTAAGACAATCTCCTTCACTGGCTGTTTCCtacaattctatttctttttctccttgggCACATCTGAATGCTTTCTACTAACTGTCATGGCCTTTGATCGGTACTTTGCCATCTGCCATCCCTTGCACTACCCTAATATCATGACAGGGCAGTTCTGTGCCAAACTAGTCATTACCTGTTGGTTTTGTGGCTTTCTGTGGTTCCTGATCCCCATTGTTCTCATCTCTCAATTGCCCTTCTGTGGTCCGAATATTGTTGACCATGTTGTATGTGACCCAGGGCCCCTATTTGCATTGGCATGTGCCTCTGCTCCAACAACCCAATTGCTTTGTTACACTCTAAGCTCATTAGTTATCTTTGGTAACTTCCTATTCATCCTTGGGTCTTATACTCTTGTCTTATTAGCTGTGTTGTGTGTGCCTTCAGCCACTGGAAGGCGTAAGGCCTTCTCCAACTATGGGTTTCATTTGGCTGTGGTATCCCTCTTCTATGGCTCCCTGATGGTCATGTATGTGAGTCCGGGACTTGGGCATTCTGTTGGAATGCAAAAAATTACAACTTTGTTCTATGCTATGGTGACCCCACTCTTCAACCCCCTCATCTACAGCCTGAAGAATAAGGAGATAACTGCAGCACTGAGGAAAGTTCTGGGGATTTTGAGTATAATCTGA